From a region of the Latilactobacillus sakei genome:
- a CDS encoding glutamine ABC transporter substrate-binding protein, whose amino-acid sequence MKKMTLFLSSLLLLGLFIFSNQQVQSVQAAEKTYEIGTDVTYPPFEFANKDNKYVGIDIDIMKAIAKSEGFKVNIQPLGFNAAVQAVQSGQIDGVIAGMTITDERKAKFDFADPYYHTGVVMAVKKDSKITGLEGLKGQRVAIKTGTAAGDYAKSKAKEYGFTTVTFDDSDNMYNDVVNGNSVACFEDQPVMQYGIKTGLNLKIVTKPAQGGDYGFAVKKGANPELVAKFNKGLKKLKASGEYAKIQAKYLNTKATSKKEADHSFFGLLKENKGAILDGLGQTLLLTVIAIFFATIFGVFFGLLGVLPNKFARGVSDTVIYIFRGLPLLVLALFIYTGIPSLTGQKIPAMVAGVITLMFNEGAYTAAFVKGGIGAVSAGQMEAARSLGLPYGKAMRRVILPQGIRIMVPSFINQFIITLKDTSILSIIGIVELTQAGKIIIARNLEGFKIWGMIALIYLIVITLLTWLSKYIERRMNN is encoded by the coding sequence ATGAAGAAAATGACGTTATTTTTAAGTAGTTTGTTATTACTGGGTTTATTTATATTCAGTAATCAACAGGTCCAATCTGTGCAAGCAGCTGAGAAGACTTATGAAATCGGGACCGATGTCACTTATCCACCATTTGAATTTGCGAACAAGGATAATAAGTATGTCGGGATTGATATTGATATCATGAAAGCCATCGCTAAGTCAGAAGGCTTCAAGGTGAATATTCAACCACTCGGTTTTAATGCCGCCGTTCAAGCGGTCCAATCAGGACAGATTGATGGTGTGATTGCTGGGATGACGATTACCGATGAACGAAAAGCGAAGTTTGATTTTGCGGATCCTTACTATCATACTGGGGTTGTCATGGCGGTTAAAAAAGACAGCAAGATTACTGGTTTAGAAGGTTTAAAGGGTCAACGGGTCGCAATTAAGACCGGAACGGCCGCGGGTGATTACGCAAAGTCTAAAGCCAAGGAATATGGCTTTACGACAGTCACTTTTGATGATTCTGACAATATGTACAATGATGTTGTCAATGGTAATTCAGTAGCCTGTTTCGAAGATCAACCAGTGATGCAATATGGGATTAAGACTGGCTTGAACTTGAAGATTGTCACGAAACCAGCACAAGGTGGCGATTATGGTTTTGCCGTTAAGAAGGGTGCTAACCCAGAATTAGTTGCAAAATTTAACAAGGGCTTGAAGAAGTTAAAAGCTAGTGGTGAGTATGCTAAAATTCAAGCAAAATATTTAAACACTAAAGCAACTAGTAAAAAAGAAGCTGATCACAGTTTCTTCGGTTTATTAAAAGAAAATAAGGGTGCGATCTTAGATGGCTTAGGCCAAACATTACTATTAACAGTCATCGCGATTTTCTTCGCCACCATCTTTGGTGTCTTCTTCGGATTACTCGGTGTATTACCAAATAAATTTGCACGGGGCGTTTCGGATACAGTCATTTATATCTTCCGGGGCTTACCATTGTTAGTTTTAGCTCTATTCATCTACACCGGGATTCCAAGTTTGACGGGGCAAAAGATTCCCGCAATGGTCGCTGGTGTGATTACGCTGATGTTCAATGAAGGGGCCTATACAGCCGCCTTTGTGAAAGGTGGGATTGGTGCCGTTAGTGCTGGCCAAATGGAAGCAGCCCGGAGTTTAGGCTTACCATATGGCAAGGCAATGCGCCGCGTTATCTTACCGCAAGGGATTCGGATTATGGTGCCATCTTTTATTAACCAATTCATCATCACGCTGAAGGATACGTCAATCTTATCAATTATCGGCATTGTCGAATTAACGCAAGCTGGTAAGATTATCATCGCCAGAAACCTAGAAGGCTTCAAAATCTGGGGGATGATCGCGTTGATTTACTTGATTGTGATTACGTTATTGACATGGTTATCGAAGTATATCGAGAGGAGAATGAATAACTAA
- a CDS encoding diacylglycerol kinase, whose translation MDRYAVIYNPHSGQDHGESVGKKIEQALVKNQQTVELMPTKGPKDATRLAKKAAQAQFDIVVAVGGDGTINEVVSGLATLEQPPYLGIVPAGTVNNLARVLQIPLDIDQAIENLQQGHLQPLDVGQINDDYLISTMTLGILADAALNVTQSEKQKWGPLAFLNEGIRVLAKHQHYPLTIETPHRHWQKDTQFLLVTLTNSVGGFTKFNPEAQPDDGYFHVFVAPKMSLIRSAMFLPYFLTGNFKKIPGMTYFKADKITITTDNQESVQTRIDGDPSTKSPLKMRLLQHKLQVITPH comes from the coding sequence ATGGATCGTTATGCCGTTATTTATAATCCGCATTCTGGCCAAGATCATGGCGAGTCAGTTGGTAAAAAAATTGAACAAGCCCTCGTTAAAAACCAGCAGACGGTTGAATTGATGCCTACTAAAGGCCCTAAAGATGCGACACGCTTAGCAAAAAAAGCGGCGCAAGCGCAGTTCGATATCGTAGTCGCTGTCGGTGGTGATGGCACCATCAACGAAGTCGTTAGTGGCCTAGCTACTTTAGAGCAGCCACCTTATTTAGGAATTGTTCCCGCTGGTACCGTTAATAATTTGGCCCGCGTTTTACAAATTCCGTTAGATATTGACCAAGCGATTGAAAATCTACAGCAAGGCCATCTCCAACCACTAGATGTCGGTCAAATCAATGATGACTATCTAATCAGTACGATGACGCTTGGTATTTTAGCTGACGCTGCTTTGAATGTTACCCAGAGCGAGAAACAAAAATGGGGCCCTTTGGCTTTTTTAAACGAAGGTATTCGTGTATTAGCCAAGCATCAACATTACCCTTTAACAATTGAAACCCCTCATCGTCACTGGCAAAAAGACACGCAGTTCTTGCTCGTGACACTCACCAATTCCGTCGGTGGTTTTACAAAATTCAATCCCGAAGCGCAACCAGATGATGGCTATTTCCATGTATTTGTCGCTCCTAAAATGTCATTAATACGCTCTGCTATGTTTCTCCCCTATTTTCTAACAGGCAACTTTAAGAAAATTCCTGGAATGACCTACTTTAAAGCTGATAAAATAACAATTACCACTGACAATCAAGAAAGTGTGCAAACACGCATTGATGGCGATCCTAGTACCAAATCACCGTTAAAAATGCGGTTATTGCAACACAAATTACAAGTCATCACGCCTCACTAG
- a CDS encoding xylose isomerase — protein MQLGLKAGVNDRQIKDRLQYHPSVFEFHLTEEDVASAGLKRLRDKIQFIRNQGVQHIILHHPMNFEGGHLELSMSEASSPARYRFLWQSTLDLLQLAQAEDVQLLVHGSYDEPVEQLTVGYRNLTEAAEVLFKRMDYLNKIGHDHLFFENSISPLFYYGNPDLDQAILAKGYRLAFDTSHCFIKYHGDNDVLVQSLQTLKPAIAHYHLVDSLGLKHDGLELGTGRIDWRRVVPVLNPAATNIYEVQLADQNDAREMVTSHQYLTALAADLQH, from the coding sequence ATGCAACTAGGGTTAAAGGCGGGTGTGAATGACCGTCAAATTAAGGATCGTTTACAATATCATCCCAGCGTATTTGAATTTCATCTGACGGAAGAAGATGTCGCAAGTGCTGGTTTAAAAAGGCTGCGCGATAAGATTCAATTTATCCGTAACCAAGGGGTGCAGCACATTATCTTACACCATCCGATGAATTTTGAAGGCGGCCATCTTGAATTATCGATGAGTGAGGCCAGTTCACCAGCGCGCTATCGCTTTTTGTGGCAGTCAACGTTGGACTTATTGCAACTCGCTCAAGCAGAAGATGTTCAATTATTAGTCCACGGTTCATATGATGAACCCGTTGAGCAATTGACAGTTGGTTATCGCAATCTCACTGAAGCGGCTGAGGTACTTTTTAAGCGGATGGACTATCTCAACAAGATTGGTCATGATCATCTATTCTTCGAAAATTCGATTTCACCGCTTTTTTATTACGGTAATCCTGATTTAGATCAAGCTATTTTAGCAAAAGGCTATCGATTAGCTTTTGATACGAGCCATTGTTTCATTAAGTACCATGGCGATAATGACGTGTTAGTTCAGAGCTTACAGACGCTAAAACCAGCGATTGCCCATTATCATCTTGTTGATTCGTTAGGACTTAAACATGATGGCTTAGAACTCGGAACTGGCCGCATTGATTGGCGCCGGGTTGTGCCGGTTTTAAATCCAGCAGCAACCAATATCTATGAAGTTCAGTTGGCTGATCAAAATGATGCGCGGGAAATGGTTACGAGTCACCAGTATTTAACCGCTTTGGCGGCTGACTTGCAACATTAG
- a CDS encoding peptide ABC transporter ATP-binding protein: MNRIEVSHLIKNYGSNEVLKDLDLTVGNNEVVVMIGPSGSGKSTFLRCLNRLEEPTSGEIIVDGYNLSDRNSNLNQIREKIGMVFQHFNLFKNLTVAENIMLAPVELGKMTPEEAKETAKHLLETVGLSDKYDAKPGSLSGGQKQRVAIARALAMKPDILLFDEPTSALDPEMVGDVLEVMKRLAKEGMTMVVVTHEMGFAKEVADRVIFMADGHIVEQGAPEEVFGNPQNDRTKDFLNKVLNV, encoded by the coding sequence ATGAATAGAATTGAAGTGTCCCATCTCATTAAAAATTATGGCAGTAATGAAGTTTTGAAGGATTTGGATTTAACCGTTGGTAACAATGAAGTGGTTGTGATGATTGGGCCCTCCGGTTCTGGGAAGAGTACGTTTCTCCGCTGTTTGAACCGTTTGGAAGAACCAACGAGCGGTGAAATCATCGTCGACGGCTATAATCTCAGTGATCGTAACAGTAACTTAAATCAGATTCGGGAAAAGATTGGGATGGTTTTCCAACACTTTAACCTCTTTAAGAATCTCACTGTTGCAGAAAATATTATGTTAGCACCTGTTGAACTGGGCAAAATGACGCCGGAAGAAGCCAAAGAAACCGCCAAACATCTTTTAGAAACGGTTGGCTTATCGGATAAATACGATGCCAAACCAGGTTCGCTATCAGGTGGTCAAAAGCAACGGGTCGCTATTGCCCGCGCCTTGGCGATGAAACCCGATATTCTATTATTCGATGAACCAACGTCAGCACTGGATCCAGAAATGGTCGGCGATGTCCTGGAAGTAATGAAACGCTTAGCCAAAGAAGGGATGACAATGGTTGTTGTCACTCATGAAATGGGCTTCGCTAAAGAAGTGGCCGACCGCGTCATCTTCATGGCAGACGGGCACATTGTCGAACAAGGCGCCCCCGAAGAAGTCTTCGGCAACCCACAAAATGACAGAACAAAGGACTTCTTGAATAAGGTATTGAATGTTTAG
- a CDS encoding beta-cystathionase gives MMQYNFDQEIDRHQTFSTQWDYIEDRFGRNDILPFSISDTDFPVSDEILAALKKRMAHPIFGYTRWNHQAYKGSIKSWFERDPEVTVAEDWLVYSPSVVYTIGVLIRLMSNPDDAVATFTPMYDAFFNTITANHRQLATIPIQGADQDNDISWEIMASVLADEKTKILLLTNPHNPTGHLFSEAELKRIVALCQEHRVFIISDDIHRDIIIGEQQYVPITKITTDNVALCCSNTKTFNTPGLIGAYAMIPNQQLREQYLETLKQKDALSSASIFGVESTIASYTGSANYVKELNSYLKENYQILANFFAQELPELEFKIPDATYLAWINVAKLNLSSDELQAKLVNVGHVGIMAGSVYGDSRYIRMNIGCPKSKLIEGLRRMKVALRS, from the coding sequence ATGATGCAATATAATTTTGATCAAGAAATCGACCGTCATCAGACTTTTAGTACACAATGGGATTATATTGAAGACCGTTTTGGACGGAATGATATTTTACCATTTTCAATTTCGGATACCGATTTTCCGGTTTCGGATGAAATTCTAGCAGCGCTAAAGAAGCGGATGGCACATCCGATTTTTGGCTATACACGTTGGAATCACCAAGCTTATAAAGGGAGCATTAAAAGCTGGTTTGAACGTGATCCGGAGGTAACGGTGGCTGAAGATTGGCTTGTTTATAGTCCAAGCGTTGTGTATACGATAGGGGTTTTAATCCGACTGATGAGTAATCCAGACGATGCAGTGGCGACTTTCACACCGATGTACGACGCTTTTTTTAATACGATTACCGCCAATCACCGCCAATTAGCAACAATTCCAATTCAAGGTGCGGATCAAGATAATGATATTTCCTGGGAAATAATGGCTTCAGTTTTAGCGGATGAGAAAACGAAGATTCTATTACTAACCAATCCGCATAATCCAACGGGTCATTTATTCAGTGAAGCCGAATTAAAACGGATTGTAGCCCTTTGCCAGGAACATCGCGTTTTTATTATTTCGGATGATATTCATCGTGATATTATCATCGGGGAGCAACAATATGTACCGATTACGAAGATTACAACCGACAACGTTGCATTATGTTGTTCGAACACCAAGACTTTTAATACGCCTGGCTTGATTGGGGCTTATGCAATGATTCCCAATCAGCAACTACGCGAACAATATTTGGAAACATTGAAACAAAAAGATGCCTTGTCATCAGCAAGTATCTTCGGCGTTGAAAGTACAATTGCTAGCTATACAGGCAGCGCTAATTACGTTAAAGAACTAAATAGTTATTTAAAAGAAAATTATCAGATTTTAGCAAATTTCTTTGCACAAGAATTACCGGAACTCGAATTTAAAATACCTGATGCGACTTATCTAGCGTGGATCAACGTCGCTAAATTAAACTTGAGTAGCGATGAGTTACAGGCTAAACTAGTTAATGTTGGACACGTTGGCATTATGGCCGGCAGTGTTTATGGTGACAGTCGGTATATTCGGATGAATATTGGCTGTCCTAAGTCAAAGCTGATTGAGGGGTTGAGACGAATGAAGGTCGCTCTTCGTTCATAA
- a CDS encoding PTS subunit IIBC, whose product MINMKIVGITNCPAGIAHTYMVAEAIQQKCESLGYEVHVETQGASGVEDRLTDAQIKEADYVVLALGKGLSDEDRIRFDGKKVVELPVSEALKHIDTLFDDIDSKAVVLHTSKVKLGNEQAAVKEGIMSYLMAGVSAALPFVIGGGLLVALGSMLVQFGMPNTALAQGTHPSLAWVLTSIGNLGFTFMIPIMGAYIANAIGDKPAFAPAFLVTYLANDIDLLGTKSGAGFLGAVVIGLSVGYFVKYFRRVKLGKALQPLLGSMLIPFITLLVFGLLTYYLIGPAMSWLMSGLLDFLNTIPTSMKIGTGFIIGAMLAFDMGGPVNKTAWFFAFSLLSSHIYNWYGIVGVVTLLPPMAAAISTWIRPDLFTKQERSSSISAFIVGATVATEPAIPYALAAPIPMIAANTLAGGIAGALSIMFNVERIAPGIGIFDPLIGLEKPWYFFYLAVGIGLVLNVAFIIIFKGAWLKREAKKAAQ is encoded by the coding sequence GTGATTAATATGAAAATCGTAGGGATTACAAATTGTCCGGCGGGAATTGCCCATACCTACATGGTGGCAGAAGCCATCCAACAAAAGTGTGAATCATTAGGCTACGAAGTCCATGTTGAAACACAGGGGGCTAGCGGTGTCGAAGATCGTTTAACAGACGCTCAGATTAAAGAAGCCGATTATGTGGTACTGGCACTTGGTAAGGGACTTTCTGATGAAGATCGAATCAGATTTGATGGTAAGAAAGTGGTTGAGCTACCTGTTTCTGAAGCTTTAAAACATATTGATACTTTGTTTGATGATATTGATAGCAAAGCCGTTGTGCTCCATACTTCAAAAGTAAAACTAGGCAATGAACAGGCGGCGGTTAAAGAAGGTATCATGAGCTATTTAATGGCCGGTGTTTCAGCTGCATTGCCATTTGTCATTGGTGGCGGGTTACTCGTTGCATTAGGCAGTATGTTGGTCCAATTTGGGATGCCCAACACGGCACTTGCTCAAGGGACACACCCGTCATTAGCCTGGGTATTAACGTCAATTGGGAATCTAGGCTTCACCTTCATGATTCCAATTATGGGTGCTTATATTGCGAATGCAATCGGTGATAAACCAGCGTTTGCGCCAGCATTCTTAGTCACATACTTAGCAAATGATATTGATTTATTAGGTACAAAATCTGGTGCTGGTTTCTTGGGTGCTGTTGTGATTGGTTTATCAGTTGGTTATTTTGTTAAGTATTTCAGAAGAGTTAAATTGGGCAAAGCACTACAGCCATTATTAGGGTCGATGTTAATTCCATTTATCACGCTATTAGTCTTTGGATTATTAACGTATTACTTGATTGGCCCAGCAATGTCATGGTTAATGAGTGGCTTGTTAGACTTCTTGAATACGATCCCAACCAGTATGAAGATTGGAACGGGCTTTATTATTGGCGCAATGTTAGCTTTTGATATGGGTGGTCCCGTTAATAAGACTGCTTGGTTCTTCGCCTTTTCATTACTTAGCTCACATATTTATAACTGGTACGGGATTGTCGGTGTGGTAACCTTGTTACCACCGATGGCAGCTGCGATTTCAACTTGGATTCGCCCTGATTTATTTACAAAACAAGAACGGAGTTCAAGTATTAGTGCCTTTATTGTTGGGGCAACTGTTGCGACAGAACCCGCAATTCCTTACGCACTTGCTGCACCAATTCCAATGATTGCTGCCAATACATTAGCTGGTGGGATAGCCGGTGCATTGTCAATTATGTTTAATGTTGAAAGAATTGCACCCGGAATTGGTATTTTTGATCCCTTAATTGGCTTAGAAAAGCCTTGGTATTTCTTCTATCTAGCAGTTGGGATTGGTTTAGTCCTCAATGTCGCCTTCATTATTATTTTCAAAGGGGCATGGCTCAAGCGAGAAGCTAAAAAAGCAGCACAATAA
- the rfbB gene encoding dTDP-glucose 4,6-dehydratase — translation MIRHILVTGGAGFIGSNFVRYVVEQQPEVHVTVLDKLTYAGNRANLAGLPAERVTLVVGDICDAPLVQQLVQKVDAVVHYAAESHNDNSLQDPTPFIQTNIMGSYTLIEACRQYHVRYHHVSTDEVYGDLPLVGDAKFTPETRYNPSSPYSASKASSDLLVRAWVRSFGLRATISNCSNNYGPYQHVEKFIPRQITNILSGRRPKLYGTGQNIRDWIHTDDHSSAVWTILTRGRIGETYLIGADGQRTNQAVLEMILTLMGQPKDAYDQVQDRPGHDLRYAIDATKLREELGWQPQLTDFKVGLQQTIDWYRHHEEWWQADKAKVEARYARNKQ, via the coding sequence ATGATACGTCATATTCTTGTAACCGGTGGTGCCGGTTTTATCGGTTCTAATTTTGTTCGCTATGTCGTTGAACAACAGCCAGAAGTCCATGTAACGGTTTTGGATAAGTTAACGTACGCTGGTAATCGGGCTAATTTAGCCGGCTTACCAGCAGAACGAGTGACGTTGGTAGTCGGTGATATTTGTGATGCACCATTGGTTCAGCAGTTAGTCCAAAAGGTGGACGCGGTGGTACATTATGCAGCTGAAAGTCATAATGATAATTCGTTGCAGGATCCAACACCTTTTATTCAAACTAATATTATGGGTTCCTATACGCTAATTGAAGCCTGTCGACAATATCATGTGCGGTATCATCACGTTTCTACAGATGAAGTTTACGGCGATTTACCGTTAGTAGGTGATGCAAAATTTACACCCGAAACACGTTATAATCCTAGTAGTCCGTACTCCGCTTCCAAGGCGAGTTCTGATTTGTTAGTACGGGCGTGGGTGCGCTCATTTGGGCTACGCGCAACGATTTCCAATTGTTCCAATAATTATGGGCCGTATCAACATGTTGAAAAGTTTATCCCGCGTCAGATTACCAATATTTTAAGTGGTAGGCGCCCTAAGTTATATGGCACTGGCCAAAATATTCGTGATTGGATTCATACGGATGACCACTCTAGCGCTGTTTGGACAATATTGACACGTGGCCGAATTGGCGAGACCTATTTGATTGGTGCTGATGGGCAACGCACGAATCAAGCTGTTTTGGAAATGATTTTAACATTGATGGGGCAACCCAAGGATGCATATGATCAAGTTCAGGATCGACCAGGGCATGATTTGCGGTACGCCATTGACGCGACCAAGCTTCGTGAAGAACTTGGATGGCAACCGCAATTAACCGATTTTAAAGTTGGGTTACAGCAGACAATCGATTGGTATCGGCACCATGAGGAATGGTGGCAAGCGGATAAAGCTAAGGTAGAAGCGAGATACGCGCGTAATAAACAATAA